A region from the Nostoc sp. HK-01 genome encodes:
- a CDS encoding ABC transporter-like protein, with the protein MTAAVLLENVFKFYKNIPVVNDLSFAIAPGEIFALLGPNGAGKSTTIRMLTTLTKPSQGHLEVAGYDVVKQPIQAKQSIGVVLQQTSVDGDLSVWENMELHGRLHHIANPQRQRLINQWLEYVELADRRDDLVKTLSGGMKRRLQIARALLHRPQILFLDEPTVGLDPQTRRRLWEIIRDLNKQGMTMLLTTHYMDEVEYLCGAFEGTRPGRIGIMDSGKLITLGTLQQLRSAHGEGLVMKQLGIAEAGNDSARRWEYLFFPSLEEANTYLNQQPDKTGMMVRSSNLEDIFVELTGRQLD; encoded by the coding sequence ATGACTGCTGCTGTTCTGTTAGAGAATGTCTTCAAGTTTTACAAAAATATTCCTGTAGTTAATGATTTATCATTTGCGATCGCACCTGGAGAAATCTTTGCGCTACTGGGCCCTAACGGTGCAGGTAAATCAACCACAATTCGGATGTTAACTACATTAACAAAGCCGTCTCAAGGACATCTAGAAGTAGCTGGTTATGATGTTGTCAAACAACCAATACAAGCCAAACAGAGTATTGGTGTTGTATTGCAGCAAACTAGTGTGGATGGCGATTTAAGCGTCTGGGAAAATATGGAACTGCATGGGCGGCTACATCATATCGCCAACCCACAGCGACAAAGACTGATTAATCAGTGGCTAGAGTATGTGGAACTAGCAGACAGAAGAGATGATTTAGTAAAAACTCTGTCTGGAGGAATGAAACGACGATTACAAATTGCCAGGGCTTTACTACATCGACCACAAATTTTATTTTTGGATGAACCAACTGTTGGACTAGACCCCCAAACGCGCCGACGACTTTGGGAAATTATTCGGGATTTAAATAAGCAAGGAATGACAATGTTACTCACGACTCATTATATGGATGAAGTCGAGTATTTATGTGGAGCTTTTGAAGGAACTAGGCCGGGACGCATCGGGATTATGGATAGTGGCAAACTTATAACTTTAGGAACGCTCCAACAGTTGCGTTCTGCTCACGGTGAAGGTTTAGTCATGAAACAATTGGGCATTGCCGAGGCGGGTAATGACAGCGCCCGACGTTGGGAATATTTATTTTTCCCTTCTTTAGAAGAAGCAAACACTTATCTGAATCAACAGCCAGATAAAACTGGAATGATGGTGCGTTCTTCTAATTTAGAAGATATTTTCGTGGAACTAACTGGACGACAGTTAGATTGA
- a CDS encoding NAD+ synthase gives MKIAIAQLNPTIGDLPGNAHKILEAAQQAVKTGARLLLTPELSLCGYPPRDLLLNPSFVSAMSMTLQQLARDLPPELAVLVGTVEPNTKSHITGGKSLFNSITLLESGKVKQIFYKRLLPTYDVFDEDRYFEPGLQPNHFTLDDIHIGVTICEDLWNDEEFWGKRSYAVNPIADLAILGVDLIVNLSASPYSVGKPQFRESMLKHSAVRFQQPMIYVNQVGSNDDLIFDGYSFALNGQGEIVCRARGFATDLINVEFNDKQRDLELSSLIPACESAEEEIWQALVLGVKDYALKCRFSKVVLGLSGGVDSALVAAIATAALGQENVLGVLMPSPYSSEHSVSDALALGKNLGIQTKILPIGELMQGFDNSLAELFAGTEFGIAEENIQSRIRGNLLMAIANKFGYLLLSTGNKSEMAVGYCTLYGDMNGGLAVIADVPKTRVYQICHWLNRNDEVIPQNILTKAPSAELKPGQVDQDSLPPYEVLDDILQRFIHDHESAAQIVAAGHDPIIVDRVIQMVARAEFKRRQAPPGLKITDRAFGTGWRMPIASSWVAIKNAYQAIPVSTPT, from the coding sequence ATGAAAATTGCGATCGCTCAACTTAATCCGACAATTGGTGATTTACCTGGAAATGCCCACAAGATTCTAGAAGCAGCACAACAGGCGGTAAAAACAGGCGCACGTTTATTGTTAACCCCAGAACTTTCTTTGTGTGGTTATCCACCACGGGATTTATTATTAAATCCGAGTTTTGTCTCTGCTATGAGTATGACATTACAACAATTAGCCAGAGATTTGCCACCGGAATTAGCTGTGTTAGTCGGTACTGTTGAACCAAATACTAAATCTCATATCACTGGCGGTAAAAGTTTATTTAATAGTATTACTTTATTAGAATCAGGCAAAGTCAAGCAAATTTTTTATAAGCGGCTGTTGCCTACTTATGATGTATTTGATGAAGACCGCTATTTTGAACCAGGGTTACAACCTAATCATTTCACTTTAGATGATATTCATATTGGCGTAACTATTTGCGAAGATTTATGGAATGACGAAGAATTTTGGGGCAAACGGAGTTATGCCGTCAATCCTATTGCAGACTTAGCAATTTTAGGCGTAGATTTAATTGTTAATTTATCCGCTTCACCTTACAGCGTTGGCAAACCACAGTTTCGAGAATCGATGTTGAAACATAGCGCGGTGCGTTTTCAACAACCGATGATTTACGTCAACCAAGTAGGCAGTAATGATGATTTGATATTTGATGGTTATAGCTTTGCCTTGAATGGCCAAGGCGAAATTGTGTGTCGCGCCCGTGGTTTTGCTACTGATTTGATAAATGTGGAATTTAACGATAAACAACGAGATTTAGAGTTAAGTTCTTTAATCCCTGCTTGCGAATCAGCAGAAGAAGAAATATGGCAAGCTTTGGTTTTGGGTGTGAAAGATTATGCGCTGAAGTGTCGCTTTTCTAAAGTAGTATTAGGTTTAAGTGGTGGCGTAGATTCGGCATTAGTAGCAGCGATCGCCACAGCCGCATTAGGTCAAGAAAATGTCCTCGGTGTTCTGATGCCTTCCCCTTACAGTTCCGAACATTCTGTAAGTGATGCGTTGGCATTAGGTAAAAATTTAGGCATTCAAACCAAAATTTTACCCATAGGCGAACTCATGCAAGGCTTTGATAATAGTCTAGCGGAATTGTTTGCAGGTACAGAATTTGGCATTGCTGAAGAAAATATTCAATCGCGGATTCGCGGTAACTTATTAATGGCGATCGCTAATAAATTTGGCTATCTCTTATTATCCACTGGTAACAAGTCAGAAATGGCCGTCGGTTACTGCACCCTCTACGGCGATATGAACGGCGGGTTAGCCGTGATTGCTGATGTGCCAAAAACCCGCGTTTATCAAATTTGCCATTGGTTAAACCGCAACGACGAAGTTATCCCGCAAAATATCCTCACCAAAGCCCCCAGTGCTGAACTAAAACCCGGTCAAGTTGACCAAGATTCTTTACCACCCTACGAAGTTTTAGACGACATCTTGCAACGCTTCATTCACGACCATGAATCAGCCGCCCAGATAGTTGCAGCAGGTCACGACCCCATAATTGTAGACAGAGTAATTCAAATGGTTGCCCGTGCTGAATTTAAGCGCCGCCAAGCACCCCCAGGCTTGAAAATTACTGACCGCGCCTTTGGTACAGGCTGGCGAATGCCCATCGCTAGTAGTTGGGTAGCTATTAAAAACGCCTATCAAGCCATACCTGTTTCTACCCCTACTTAA
- a CDS encoding peptidoglycan binding domain-containing protein → MKLQDFLGKEEKWGFEAIAKDEELTRQIQILLIGLGLLEPPADAKFGPVTAAAIKKFQELKKIDEPDYIGAFTAKELIETKPDELPKPALKLGNDIASKIVKYILAQNYQVFTGPKEYNIVYVEGMDGDWNLNSDTPNAFNDRRIVIEVVNGTPKIVDHWQATTEPGRYYTLNPMNPGGAARIKFGQYKAWAVGLHGNAERHEALVQVAPITVHRDFNKDYQRTGDKLDTGLFYVNQHWGYDAPSNDIKNASAGCLVGRMRQGHREFMSIIKQDRRYVANNDYVFYTTVIPGDDLLKKFPG, encoded by the coding sequence ATGAAATTACAAGATTTCTTAGGTAAAGAAGAAAAATGGGGATTTGAGGCGATCGCTAAAGATGAAGAATTAACTCGCCAAATTCAAATATTATTAATTGGCTTAGGTTTATTAGAACCACCCGCCGATGCTAAATTTGGGCCTGTGACAGCTGCTGCAATCAAAAAATTTCAAGAGTTAAAAAAAATTGATGAGCCAGATTATATAGGTGCATTTACAGCCAAAGAATTAATTGAAACTAAACCTGATGAATTACCCAAACCAGCCTTAAAATTAGGTAACGACATTGCCAGCAAAATTGTGAAGTATATTCTGGCACAAAATTATCAAGTATTTACTGGCCCCAAAGAATACAACATTGTTTATGTTGAGGGTATGGATGGAGACTGGAACCTGAATAGTGACACACCCAACGCCTTTAACGATCGCCGTATTGTCATTGAAGTCGTTAATGGTACTCCTAAAATTGTCGATCACTGGCAAGCTACCACGGAACCAGGCAGATATTACACCCTAAACCCCATGAATCCTGGAGGTGCAGCCAGAATTAAGTTTGGACAATACAAAGCTTGGGCTGTTGGTTTACATGGCAATGCAGAACGTCACGAAGCATTAGTACAAGTTGCACCAATTACTGTTCACCGCGATTTCAACAAAGATTATCAACGCACAGGCGACAAACTAGATACAGGTCTTTTCTACGTCAATCAACACTGGGGCTATGATGCGCCTAGTAATGATATCAAAAATGCCAGTGCTGGTTGTCTTGTAGGGCGGATGCGCCAAGGACATAGAGAGTTTATGTCAATTATTAAACAAGACCGTCGCTATGTAGCTAATAATGATTATGTATTTTATACAACAGTCATTCCTGGCGATGATTTATTGAAGAAGTTTCCGGGATAA
- a CDS encoding NUDIX hydrolase, with product MPGRNHKKIPTPLNQQPLADFKVGVDNVIFSVDTAQNRLLVLLVMRQQEPFLNYWSLPGTLVRQGESLEDAAYRIMAEKIRVNNLYLEQLYTFGGPNRDPREATDSYGVRYLSVSYFALVRFEEAELIADKVAGIAWYPVKQVPQLGFDHNELLTYGHRRLRNKLEYSPVAFEVLPEMFTLNDLYQLYTTVLGENFSDYSNFRARLLKLGFLCDTGVKVSRGAGRPASLYKFDAEAFAPFKDKPLVFI from the coding sequence ATGCCAGGACGCAACCACAAAAAGATTCCAACTCCGCTAAATCAACAACCTTTGGCTGATTTTAAGGTAGGTGTTGATAATGTAATTTTTTCTGTAGATACTGCTCAAAATCGACTTTTGGTTCTCCTCGTCATGCGACAGCAAGAACCATTTTTAAATTATTGGAGTCTTCCGGGGACGTTAGTGCGTCAAGGCGAATCTTTAGAAGATGCAGCCTATCGCATCATGGCAGAGAAAATCAGAGTCAACAATCTTTATTTAGAACAGTTGTATACCTTTGGCGGGCCGAACCGTGACCCCAGAGAAGCAACAGATAGTTATGGTGTGCGTTATCTATCAGTGAGTTATTTTGCCCTCGTCAGATTTGAAGAAGCCGAATTAATTGCTGATAAAGTTGCGGGAATTGCTTGGTATCCCGTCAAGCAAGTGCCACAATTAGGATTTGACCATAATGAACTTTTAACCTACGGTCACAGACGACTGCGGAATAAATTAGAGTACAGCCCGGTAGCTTTTGAAGTTTTGCCAGAAATGTTTACTTTAAACGATTTGTATCAACTATATACAACCGTTTTAGGAGAAAACTTTTCTGATTACTCTAACTTTCGGGCGCGTCTACTCAAGTTAGGTTTTTTGTGCGATACCGGAGTAAAGGTATCACGCGGTGCAGGTCGTCCAGCGAGTTTATATAAATTCGACGCTGAGGCTTTTGCACCCTTTAAAGATAAACCTTTGGTGTTCATATAA
- a CDS encoding TPR repeat-containing protein, whose protein sequence is MYKRISLIVSVLLLGCSVVAIPARVQAQVLVAQAKNPELKELFEEGRRQVDAGDYDGAIATYQRAAALDPKNAKVHSGMGYLYAQQGNYQAALVAYRRALGLDPNNSDFFYAVGYIKANLGDTKGSRDAYRRAIQLNRNNINAYLGLGVTQARLGDYEAANWAYEQAIGIDRNNPQIYEFMAAMFKQRRQTKQANSLLQKARSLYQRQNNADGVARVEAMLQELGG, encoded by the coding sequence GTGTACAAACGCATATCACTTATAGTTAGTGTTCTGTTATTAGGATGTAGCGTTGTTGCTATACCTGCGAGAGTTCAGGCTCAGGTATTAGTCGCGCAAGCAAAAAACCCAGAGTTAAAGGAACTGTTTGAAGAAGGTCGCAGACAAGTTGATGCTGGTGATTATGATGGCGCGATCGCTACATATCAAAGAGCCGCTGCCCTTGACCCGAAGAATGCTAAAGTACATTCTGGTATGGGTTATTTGTACGCCCAACAAGGAAATTACCAAGCTGCACTAGTTGCATATCGTCGCGCCCTCGGTCTCGACCCCAACAATAGTGATTTCTTTTATGCTGTAGGTTACATCAAAGCTAACTTGGGTGACACTAAAGGTTCGAGAGATGCTTATCGTCGCGCTATTCAACTGAACCGTAACAATATTAATGCTTATCTGGGGTTAGGAGTTACCCAAGCTCGTTTAGGCGATTATGAAGCAGCTAATTGGGCTTATGAGCAAGCGATCGGCATAGATCGAAACAATCCTCAGATATATGAGTTTATGGCAGCGATGTTTAAACAACGTCGTCAGACAAAGCAAGCAAACAGCTTACTGCAAAAAGCTCGTAGTTTATACCAACGTCAGAATAACGCCGATGGAGTTGCCAGAGTGGAAGCAATGTTGCAGGAATTAGGAGGTTGA
- the nadD gene encoding nicotinic acid mononucleotide adenyltransferase → MRIALFGTSADPPTAGHQEILRWLSERYDWVAVWAADNPFKSHQTQLEHRAAMLRLLIADMDAPKHNVAVTQDLSSWRTLETVEKAKQHWGEEAEYTLVIGSDLINQLPRWYRIEDLLQQVELLIVPRPGYGIAETSLEAIKNLGGKIAIATLTGLDVSSTAYREHGDTEALIAPIVAYIHQQHLYKCQDATTKRFQLR, encoded by the coding sequence ATGAGAATTGCTTTATTTGGTACAAGTGCTGATCCCCCAACCGCTGGGCATCAAGAGATTTTAAGATGGTTGTCAGAACGTTATGATTGGGTGGCAGTTTGGGCGGCAGATAATCCGTTTAAGTCGCATCAAACCCAGTTAGAACATCGGGCGGCGATGTTGCGACTGTTGATTGCGGATATGGATGCGCCAAAGCATAACGTTGCAGTCACACAAGATTTAAGTAGCTGGCGGACACTAGAAACAGTAGAAAAAGCTAAACAGCATTGGGGCGAAGAGGCTGAATACACCTTAGTAATTGGTTCAGATTTGATCAATCAACTACCACGCTGGTATAGAATTGAAGATTTATTACAGCAAGTAGAACTATTGATTGTCCCAAGACCGGGATATGGAATAGCAGAAACTAGCTTAGAGGCAATCAAAAATCTGGGAGGTAAAATTGCGATCGCCACCCTCACAGGTTTAGATGTATCCTCAACAGCTTATCGTGAACATGGAGATACTGAAGCCCTCATAGCTCCCATTGTTGCTTATATTCATCAACAGCATTTGTACAAATGCCAGGACGCAACCACAAAAAGATTCCAACTCCGCTAA